A region of Streptomyces paludis DNA encodes the following proteins:
- a CDS encoding diflavin oxidoreductase translates to MTPLPPTGSLIPVDAPFSASQEAWLAGFIAGIAAAGRRDTAAADAPAATVDVLFGTQTGNAGFLADQAVAGARAHGLGGSATALDAVTPERLATMSHLLVVVSTYGEGEMPDNAGLFWEALQAGTAPRLDGLRYAVLGLGDKGYDDFCQAAKLLDTRLEQLGATRLHDRVDCDIDFEEPAAVWTAAVLERIAAETGASAAAGQGGPDGQSGPGGPGAAAPAPRTLSPWNKRTPYRSRLAVNRLLSAPHGAKEIRHYEFDLGDSGITYEAGDALAVVPRNDDALVGALLTHLGARGDEEADGRPLAEVLRAEREIRTPSKELIAELAERAPSSGLASVVAHGDRSDLASWLWGRDVLDLLRDAGAAAPGLAELLPLLRPLQARQYSISSSPLAHPDRIHLTVASVRHGTGQRTYGGVASTYLADRTGEDPHAGVYLQPNASFGVPADDDAPMIMIGPGTGIAPFRGFLHERAAKGAAGRNWLFFGDRNRATDFVYEDELIQLRESGVLTELDLAFSRDQAEKIYVQTRMRERSRELYGWLEDGAHLYVCGDASRMAKDVEAALLGVIAEQRGRGDDDAAEYLASLRRTKRYVRDVY, encoded by the coding sequence GTGACCCCCCTGCCCCCGACCGGGTCCCTCATCCCCGTCGACGCGCCGTTCTCCGCGAGCCAGGAAGCCTGGCTCGCCGGATTCATCGCCGGAATCGCCGCCGCGGGACGCCGGGACACCGCCGCGGCCGACGCGCCCGCGGCGACGGTCGACGTCCTGTTCGGCACCCAGACCGGGAACGCCGGCTTCCTCGCCGACCAGGCCGTCGCCGGGGCCCGCGCCCACGGCCTCGGCGGGAGCGCCACCGCGCTCGACGCCGTCACGCCCGAGCGCCTCGCCACGATGTCCCACCTGCTCGTCGTCGTCTCGACGTACGGCGAGGGCGAGATGCCCGACAACGCCGGACTGTTCTGGGAGGCGCTCCAGGCCGGCACCGCGCCACGCCTCGACGGTCTGCGGTACGCGGTCCTCGGGCTCGGCGACAAGGGGTACGACGACTTCTGCCAGGCCGCGAAGCTCCTCGACACCCGGCTTGAGCAGCTCGGCGCCACCCGGCTGCACGACCGCGTCGACTGCGACATCGACTTCGAGGAGCCCGCGGCGGTGTGGACGGCGGCGGTCCTGGAGCGGATCGCCGCCGAGACCGGCGCCTCCGCGGCAGCCGGTCAGGGTGGTCCCGACGGTCAAAGTGGTCCGGGCGGTCCGGGCGCTGCCGCCCCGGCCCCCCGTACCCTCTCGCCCTGGAACAAGCGCACCCCCTACCGCTCCCGGCTCGCCGTGAACCGGCTGCTGTCCGCGCCGCACGGCGCGAAGGAGATCCGGCACTACGAGTTCGACCTCGGCGACAGCGGCATCACGTACGAGGCCGGTGACGCCCTCGCCGTCGTACCGCGGAACGACGACGCGCTCGTCGGCGCGCTCCTGACCCACCTCGGCGCGCGCGGTGACGAGGAGGCGGACGGACGCCCGCTCGCCGAAGTACTGCGCGCGGAACGCGAGATCCGCACCCCGTCGAAGGAGCTGATCGCCGAACTGGCGGAGCGCGCGCCGTCGAGCGGCCTCGCCTCCGTCGTCGCCCACGGCGACCGCTCCGACCTCGCCTCCTGGCTCTGGGGCCGGGATGTGCTCGACCTGCTCCGCGACGCCGGGGCCGCCGCACCGGGTCTCGCCGAACTGCTGCCGCTCCTGCGGCCGTTGCAGGCGCGCCAGTACTCGATCTCGTCGAGTCCGCTGGCCCACCCGGACCGTATCCACCTCACCGTCGCCTCCGTCCGCCACGGCACCGGGCAGCGGACGTACGGCGGCGTCGCGTCGACCTATCTGGCCGACCGGACGGGCGAGGACCCGCACGCGGGCGTCTACCTCCAGCCGAACGCCTCCTTCGGCGTCCCGGCGGACGACGACGCCCCCATGATCATGATCGGCCCCGGTACGGGCATCGCGCCGTTCCGCGGCTTCCTCCACGAGCGCGCCGCGAAGGGCGCCGCCGGGCGGAACTGGCTCTTCTTCGGCGACCGGAACCGCGCGACCGACTTCGTGTACGAGGACGAGCTGATCCAGCTGCGGGAGAGCGGCGTGCTCACCGAACTGGACCTCGCGTTCTCGCGCGACCAGGCCGAGAAGATCTATGTGCAGACGCGGATGCGCGAGCGCTCCCGCGAGCTGTACGGCTGGCTGGAGGACGGCGCGCACCTCTATGTGTGCGGCGACGCCTCCCGCATGGCGAAGGACGTCGAGGCGGCGCTGCTGGGCGTCATCGCGGAGCAGCGCGGACGCGGCGACGACGACGCGGCGGAGTACCTCGCGAGCCTGCGCCGGACGAAGCGCTACGTACGGGACGTGTACTGA
- a CDS encoding S8 family peptidase, with translation MLRTHRRRAGAAMVAALLTAGLVSGATAHTATASVTDDGGAAGVAGPRAGAGGTVTLITGDQVHLDTQGRVTRVEPGQGREGTRMNIRTVGDEVHVLPADAARLVAEGKLDQRLFNVTALRKAGYGDERRASLPLIVSYGKNAARKAEARTAIAEADVAVRRSLPAIDGEALTAPKEEAAEVWDALTEPIDVPNEDRETAPGIERVWLDGKRTALLDKSGAQIGTGSAYQAGYTGVGVKVAVLDTGVDQTHPDLAGVSIARKDFSGSGNTVDHHGHGTHVASTIAGSGAKSGWKYFGVAPGAKIIDAKVIDDSGEGSESGIIAGMQWAVDQGAKIANMSIGGVDTPGTDPLEAAVKKLSAEHDILFVVAAGNEGPDANTISSPGSSTSALTVGAVDGKDRIAGFSSVGPTSNGSLKPDITAPGVDIVAAKAAKGMDGSPAADGYVAMSGTSMATPHVAGAAALLAQQHPDWSGQRIKKALVSSARPGAGQSVFQQGAGRADLTKAITQTVLSEQVGLNFGIAPWPHTYDLPVTKQITYNNTGTAPVTLDVSLETTGPGGKPVADGFFVLSATKVTVPAGGRTSIDLRANTNIGGTDGVFTGTVVARSTDGSQNVRTTFAVEREAESYDVTLKFIDNNGKPSKSSAWVFSHDGPYSEDVTAGSDGSVRIRLPKGPYTLSSMVETGRDWAWLVQPKLNLVEESTVTFDARTAKPVSITAPDSAKLVLGYVGFGVKAGGEVRSSHWNLFSMGDIRVGHVGPQVPTALMNAQVGGLWQKGSTSYNLLYNRTGSFYTGFTHTADMSELALMNARFGSSTKNRIGSLAPGWTDTTGPSRYGFGLLTEPLALPTTAKTYFTMPKYLTWELGAVQYGVENGIELLSAEPRTFEAGKTYSETFNVGVFSPKEGAGGSERSRDGMDVCVNEFTDGVGHRGNSEVTTQRTTVTVDGKTVPSYQLGPCRLVDDLPDGSATYKVSTEATRPTEIASVTSRLVAAWTFTSKAPEGDTVESLPINIVRFTPSLDLTSTAKAGETVTFPLHVRGPAQHNLGSLTVQVSYDGGKAWTNTPVTYGTGTDGRHHITLTHPTAATSVSLKAKVTDTSGNAYEVTIEKAYLLSQ, from the coding sequence GTGTTGCGTACTCACAGAAGAAGAGCGGGCGCGGCCATGGTGGCCGCCCTGCTCACCGCCGGGCTGGTATCGGGTGCCACCGCGCACACCGCCACCGCGTCCGTCACCGACGACGGCGGGGCGGCCGGAGTGGCGGGACCGCGGGCCGGGGCCGGCGGTACCGTCACCCTGATCACCGGTGACCAGGTCCATCTGGACACCCAGGGCCGGGTGACACGGGTGGAGCCCGGCCAGGGCCGCGAGGGCACGCGGATGAACATCAGGACCGTCGGGGACGAGGTGCATGTCCTGCCGGCCGACGCCGCCCGGCTGGTGGCCGAGGGCAAGCTGGACCAGCGGCTGTTCAATGTGACGGCGCTGCGGAAGGCCGGGTACGGCGACGAGCGGCGGGCCTCGCTCCCGCTGATCGTCTCGTACGGGAAGAACGCGGCCCGCAAGGCGGAGGCCAGGACAGCCATCGCGGAGGCGGATGTCGCGGTACGCCGTTCGCTCCCGGCGATCGACGGCGAGGCGCTCACCGCGCCGAAGGAGGAGGCGGCCGAGGTCTGGGACGCGCTGACCGAGCCCATCGACGTGCCGAACGAGGACCGCGAGACCGCCCCCGGTATCGAGCGGGTGTGGCTGGACGGGAAGCGCACGGCGCTGCTGGACAAGAGCGGCGCGCAGATCGGCACAGGGAGCGCCTATCAGGCCGGCTACACCGGTGTGGGCGTGAAGGTCGCCGTCCTGGACACCGGTGTCGACCAGACGCACCCCGATCTCGCGGGTGTCTCGATCGCCCGCAAGGACTTCTCGGGCTCGGGCAACACCGTCGACCACCACGGCCACGGTACGCATGTCGCGTCGACCATCGCCGGTTCGGGTGCCAAGTCCGGCTGGAAGTACTTCGGGGTCGCGCCCGGCGCGAAGATCATCGACGCCAAGGTCATCGACGACAGCGGCGAAGGCTCCGAGTCCGGCATCATCGCGGGCATGCAGTGGGCCGTCGACCAGGGCGCCAAGATAGCCAACATGAGCATCGGCGGTGTGGACACCCCGGGGACCGACCCGCTGGAGGCGGCGGTCAAGAAGCTGTCCGCCGAGCACGACATCCTCTTCGTCGTCGCCGCCGGCAACGAGGGTCCGGACGCGAACACGATTTCCTCTCCCGGCAGTTCCACCTCCGCGCTCACGGTGGGCGCGGTGGACGGCAAGGACCGGATCGCCGGCTTCTCCAGTGTGGGCCCGACGAGCAACGGCTCGCTGAAGCCGGACATCACCGCGCCGGGCGTGGACATCGTCGCCGCGAAGGCCGCGAAGGGTATGGACGGCAGCCCGGCCGCCGACGGTTACGTGGCCATGTCCGGTACGTCGATGGCGACCCCGCATGTCGCGGGCGCCGCGGCGCTCCTCGCGCAGCAGCACCCGGACTGGAGCGGCCAGCGCATCAAGAAGGCGCTGGTCTCCTCGGCCAGGCCCGGCGCGGGACAGAGTGTGTTCCAGCAGGGCGCGGGCCGTGCCGACCTGACGAAGGCGATCACGCAGACCGTCCTGAGCGAGCAGGTCGGACTGAACTTCGGCATCGCGCCGTGGCCGCACACCTACGACCTGCCCGTCACGAAGCAGATCACGTACAACAACACCGGGACGGCGCCCGTCACGCTCGATGTGTCGCTGGAGACGACCGGTCCCGGCGGCAAGCCGGTCGCGGACGGCTTCTTCGTCCTCAGCGCCACCAAGGTCACCGTCCCCGCGGGCGGCAGGACGAGCATCGACCTCCGGGCGAACACCAACATCGGCGGCACGGACGGTGTCTTCACCGGTACGGTCGTCGCCAGGTCCACCGACGGCAGCCAGAACGTCCGCACGACCTTCGCGGTCGAGCGTGAGGCCGAGTCGTACGACGTCACGCTGAAGTTCATCGACAACAACGGCAAGCCCTCCAAGTCGTCGGCCTGGGTGTTCAGCCACGACGGCCCTTACTCGGAGGACGTGACGGCCGGCAGCGACGGCTCTGTCAGGATCAGGCTTCCGAAGGGCCCGTACACGCTCAGCTCCATGGTGGAGACCGGCAGAGACTGGGCCTGGCTGGTCCAGCCGAAGCTGAACCTCGTCGAGGAGTCCACCGTCACCTTCGACGCCCGCACGGCGAAGCCGGTCAGCATCACCGCGCCGGACTCCGCCAAGCTTGTCCTGGGATATGTGGGCTTCGGTGTGAAGGCGGGTGGCGAGGTTCGGTCCAGTCACTGGAACCTGTTCAGTATGGGCGACATACGCGTCGGCCATGTCGGCCCGCAGGTCCCGACGGCGCTGATGAACGCGCAGGTGGGTGGGCTCTGGCAGAAGGGCAGCACCAGCTACAACCTGCTCTACAACCGCACCGGTTCGTTCTACACGGGGTTCACCCACACGGCCGACATGAGCGAACTGGCCCTGATGAACGCGAGGTTCGGCTCCTCGACCAAGAACCGTATAGGCTCTCTCGCGCCGGGCTGGACCGATACGACAGGGCCGTCGCGGTACGGCTTCGGCCTGCTGACCGAGCCGCTCGCCCTGCCCACCACGGCCAAGACCTACTTCACCATGCCCAAGTACCTGACCTGGGAACTCGGCGCCGTTCAGTACGGCGTGGAGAACGGTATCGAGCTGCTGTCCGCGGAACCCAGGACCTTCGAGGCGGGGAAGACGTACTCGGAGACCTTCAACGTCGGTGTGTTCAGCCCGAAGGAGGGGGCAGGGGGCAGCGAGCGGTCCCGCGACGGCATGGACGTCTGCGTGAACGAGTTCACCGACGGGGTCGGCCACCGCGGCAACTCCGAGGTCACCACCCAGCGCACCACGGTCACGGTCGACGGCAAGACCGTCCCCAGCTACCAGCTCGGGCCGTGCAGGCTCGTAGACGACCTTCCCGACGGGTCCGCCACGTACAAGGTGAGCACGGAGGCGACGCGCCCCACAGAGATCGCGAGTGTCACGAGCCGGCTGGTGGCGGCCTGGACGTTCACCTCGAAGGCCCCCGAGGGCGACACGGTCGAGAGCCTGCCCATCAACATCGTCCGCTTCACGCCGAGTCTGGATCTGACCAGCACGGCGAAGGCCGGCGAGACGGTCACGTTCCCGCTCCATGTACGGGGACCGGCGCAGCACAACCTCGGGT